CGTGAATTCACTGTATACCGCTGAAGGTGTAATGGATAAACACTCGCTGTGGCAGCGTTATGTACCGCTTGTGCGTCACGAAGCATTGCGCCTGCAGGTACGTCTGCCGGCGAGTGTGGAGCTTGACGATCTGCTACAGGCAGGCGGCATCGGGTTGTTGAATGCAGTCGAACGTTACGATGCCCTGCAGGGAACGGCATTTACTACCTACGCGGTGCAGCGCATCCGTGGGGCGATGCTTGATGAGTTGCGCAGCCGTGACTGGGTGCCGCGAAGCGTCAGGCGAAACGCTCGCGGTGTGGCACAGGCGATTGGTCAACTGGAACAAGAGCTGGGGCGCAACGCAACCGAGACGGAAGTCGCGGAGCGGCTGGAGATCCCGCTCGAAGAGTATCGCCAGATGTTGCTCGACACGAATAACAGCCAGCTCTTCTCTTATGATGAGTGGCGTGAAGAGCATGGCGATAGTATTGAACTGGTCACCGAGGAGCACCAGCAGGCAAACCCGCTACAGCAATTACTGGACAGCAATCTACGCCAGCGCGTGATGGACGCTATTGAAGCTCTACCTGAACGTGAACAACTGGTGCTGACGCTCTATTACCAGGAAGAGCTGAATCTCAAAGAGATCGGCGCGGTGCTTGATGTAGGTGAGTCTCGGGTCAGCCAGCTGCATAGCCAGGCGATCAAGCGTTTGCGTACTAAACTGGGTAAGTTGTAGGGAGTGCCGCACAATTATCTGACGACCTGGGAATTATCATGACGGTGCAGCAGTCAAAAAGACGGCCATTAAGCCGCTATCTCAAAGATTTCAAACACACCCAGACACATTGTGCACATTGCAGTAAGCTGCTTGATCGCATCACGCTGACGCGCAGCGGGGTGATCGTCAATAAGACCACCATCGCCCAACTTGATACGCTGATTGATGAAGCCACCTGGTTTATCGAACAGAAAGAGTGGATGGCGCTGTGTCGTTTTTGCGGTGATTTACACTGCAAAGAACAAAACAACTACTTCGATATTATTGGCTTCAAACAGTATCTGTTTGAGCAGACCGAAATGAGCCACGGGACCATTCGCGAATATGTGGTTCGCCTGCGCCGTCTGGGCAACCATCTGAGTGAACACAAGGTCCCGCTTCCCGGCTTACTAC
This region of Cedecea lapagei genomic DNA includes:
- the fliA gene encoding RNA polymerase sigma factor FliA; the protein is MNSLYTAEGVMDKHSLWQRYVPLVRHEALRLQVRLPASVELDDLLQAGGIGLLNAVERYDALQGTAFTTYAVQRIRGAMLDELRSRDWVPRSVRRNARGVAQAIGQLEQELGRNATETEVAERLEIPLEEYRQMLLDTNNSQLFSYDEWREEHGDSIELVTEEHQQANPLQQLLDSNLRQRVMDAIEALPEREQLVLTLYYQEELNLKEIGAVLDVGESRVSQLHSQAIKRLRTKLGKL
- the fliZ gene encoding flagella biosynthesis regulatory protein FliZ, giving the protein MTVQQSKRRPLSRYLKDFKHTQTHCAHCSKLLDRITLTRSGVIVNKTTIAQLDTLIDEATWFIEQKEWMALCRFCGDLHCKEQNNYFDIIGFKQYLFEQTEMSHGTIREYVVRLRRLGNHLSEHKVPLPGLLQGLIDETLDAWLPRTSTNNYRIALRKYWQFQLQGHAIPRQEISATSDIY